Proteins found in one Candidatus Zixiibacteriota bacterium genomic segment:
- a CDS encoding valine--tRNA ligase — protein MSAIELPKNYDPRSAETRWLQEWQDRRYFHADPKSRKPKYTIVIPPPNVTGILHLGHALNNTMQDVMIRYKRMSGFEAEWLPGIDHAGIATQVVVEKQVIKEGATREALGREKFLQRVWDWKKKNGDTILEQLRLMGCSCDWERSRFTMDEGLSKAVLEVFVRLYNKGLIYKGTYIVNWCPRCGTTLSDDELEREDRDSSLWYIRYPLEDGSGHIVIPTTRPETMLGDTAVAVNPRDKRYKKLIGKKAILPLMNRVLPIIGDAYIDMTFGTGAMKVTPAHDANDFEIGRRHSLDSIKVIDPDGTINSTGGAYAGLDRSEARQKIIADLQAQDLLEKTEPYKLSAAICYRCSTIIEPYLSEQWFVKMSELAPPAIAAVTSGRIRFHPEHWSKVYLHWMENIHDWCISRQLWWGHRIPVFYHNDNGSVHVGPNPPNAALYRQDEDVLDTWFSSWLWPFSTFGWPEKTDELKQFYPTQSLFTASEIIFLWVARMVMAGCEFMGEIPFSDVYIHGTVRDTQGRRMSKSLGNGIDPLDVINEHGADALRLSLMLAAPEGRDPLIGPNTFELGRNFANKLWNAARLVLANQGDNPERVALEPDWDDNALAMPDRWILSRLSRTIRDVSAQLDEFRFNSASKALYDFIWAEFCDWYLELVKPRYAGDDAADRRTATTVSLYVLQHIVRLLHPLAPFVTEELWQHVRPMLQGAPDHVTISVWPQAGEQRIDDELEEAMSQVFAVINAIRSVRSEMKIPAGRRIDCLIRADRTSLLRHLRTYADNVRILGRIENLTIDKQVNKPIPSASAVIRDAEIFIPLEGVVDLAAERRRLERDLEHHSTQLEKINRKLSNDDFLANAPADVVERERAKRENFEKIVARIQSNLEQLVGW, from the coding sequence ATGAGCGCCATCGAACTACCCAAGAACTACGATCCTCGCAGCGCCGAGACACGCTGGCTGCAAGAGTGGCAGGACAGACGCTATTTCCACGCCGATCCAAAGTCCCGAAAGCCCAAATACACGATCGTGATCCCGCCCCCGAACGTCACCGGCATCCTGCATCTGGGCCACGCGCTCAACAACACGATGCAGGATGTGATGATCCGTTACAAGCGCATGTCGGGATTCGAGGCCGAGTGGCTGCCGGGCATCGACCATGCCGGCATCGCCACTCAAGTCGTCGTGGAAAAACAGGTGATCAAAGAGGGCGCCACCCGCGAAGCGTTGGGACGCGAGAAGTTTTTGCAACGCGTCTGGGACTGGAAGAAAAAAAACGGCGACACGATCCTCGAGCAATTGCGGCTGATGGGCTGCTCCTGCGACTGGGAACGCAGCCGCTTCACCATGGACGAGGGCCTGTCGAAGGCGGTGCTGGAAGTTTTCGTCCGTCTATACAACAAAGGTCTCATTTACAAGGGGACGTACATCGTCAACTGGTGTCCGCGCTGCGGCACCACCCTCTCCGACGATGAACTCGAACGCGAAGACCGCGATTCCTCGCTCTGGTACATCCGTTACCCCCTGGAGGACGGCTCCGGGCACATCGTGATCCCGACCACGCGTCCGGAGACGATGCTCGGCGACACCGCCGTCGCGGTCAATCCCCGGGACAAACGCTACAAGAAGCTCATCGGCAAAAAGGCAATTCTGCCGTTGATGAACCGCGTGTTGCCGATCATCGGCGATGCCTACATCGACATGACGTTCGGCACCGGCGCGATGAAAGTCACTCCCGCGCACGATGCGAATGACTTTGAAATCGGGCGTCGCCACTCCCTCGATTCGATCAAGGTGATCGACCCCGACGGCACGATCAACTCGACGGGCGGCGCCTACGCCGGGCTGGACCGCAGCGAAGCGCGCCAGAAGATCATAGCTGATCTTCAAGCACAAGACCTCCTGGAGAAGACCGAACCCTACAAGCTGTCCGCGGCCATCTGTTATCGTTGCTCGACCATCATCGAGCCGTATCTCTCCGAGCAGTGGTTCGTCAAGATGTCCGAGTTGGCGCCGCCCGCGATCGCGGCGGTCACTTCCGGACGCATCCGGTTTCATCCCGAGCACTGGTCGAAGGTGTACCTCCACTGGATGGAGAACATCCACGATTGGTGCATCTCGCGGCAGTTGTGGTGGGGACACCGCATCCCGGTCTTCTATCACAATGACAACGGCTCGGTTCATGTCGGTCCCAACCCGCCCAACGCCGCACTATATCGTCAGGATGAAGACGTCCTCGACACTTGGTTTTCCTCGTGGCTCTGGCCGTTTTCGACTTTCGGCTGGCCGGAGAAGACCGATGAGCTCAAACAGTTCTACCCGACCCAGTCTCTTTTCACCGCCTCGGAGATCATCTTCCTCTGGGTGGCGCGGATGGTCATGGCCGGGTGCGAATTCATGGGTGAGATCCCCTTTTCCGACGTCTACATCCACGGTACCGTGCGCGACACGCAGGGACGGCGCATGTCGAAGTCGCTGGGCAACGGCATCGATCCTTTGGATGTCATCAACGAACACGGCGCCGATGCGCTGCGTCTGTCGCTGATGCTGGCGGCTCCCGAAGGACGCGATCCGCTGATCGGCCCGAATACGTTCGAGCTCGGACGCAACTTCGCCAACAAGCTCTGGAACGCCGCGCGACTGGTGTTGGCCAATCAGGGCGACAATCCCGAGCGGGTCGCGCTGGAGCCGGATTGGGACGACAACGCGCTCGCCATGCCCGACCGCTGGATTCTCAGCCGCCTGTCGCGCACGATCCGCGATGTGTCCGCCCAGCTCGATGAATTCCGATTCAACAGCGCATCAAAGGCGCTGTATGATTTCATTTGGGCCGAGTTCTGCGACTGGTACCTCGAACTGGTCAAACCCCGATACGCGGGCGACGACGCCGCCGACCGTCGCACGGCGACGACTGTGTCGCTGTATGTCCTGCAACACATCGTCCGCCTGCTGCATCCGCTGGCCCCGTTTGTGACCGAAGAGTTGTGGCAGCATGTGCGACCCATGCTGCAGGGCGCGCCCGATCACGTGACGATCAGCGTCTGGCCCCAAGCCGGCGAGCAACGCATCGATGACGAGTTGGAAGAGGCGATGAGCCAGGTCTTCGCCGTCATCAATGCGATCCGCAGCGTGCGCTCCGAGATGAAGATTCCCGCCGGCCGCCGCATCGATTGTCTGATCCGCGCCGACCGCACCAGTCTCCTGCGCCACCTGCGCACCTACGCCGACAACGTGCGGATCCTCGGGCGCATCGAAAACCTGACCATCGACAAACAGGTCAACAAGCCGATTCCGAGCGCCTCGGCGGTCATCCGCGATGCCGAGATATTCATTCCACTTGAAGGAGTGGTCGACTTGGCGGCCGAACGGCGCCGGTTGGAGCGCGACCTCGAACATCACTCGACACAACTGGAAAAGATCAACCGCAAGCTCAGCAACGATGATTTCCTCGCCAACGCCCCCGCCGACGTCGTCGAGCGCGAGCGCGCCAAGCGGGAAAACTTCGAAAAGATCGTCGCCCGCATCCAGTCGAACCTCGAACAGTTGGTCGGCTGGTGA
- a CDS encoding sensor domain-containing diguanylate cyclase yields MRIASIPYWESYARVERLYWFLRVLVFAGVALNINPLSDTLAVPWYRWAIPSGYALSLVLPPLLQRIPSVGFAAIFWPVLAFDVTVISAVSHFAGSGTHDLFVLYYVLVAFVGYHLDFVTAICVAFGMAVVYAVPPMLTHGAFQPTQMVFRGAVLCAFAGAMSMAARSARTSTDRLLNAMDKLNERTTELERSHAQLQTIYETSRSLAHMLAEQSVIERVLHIARSVLNYPVCEIYTWDQVSGKLRLKGRVDGPTTRRYDRAPTVPMTPNFQRAINKQEIARVVDRNLGRTVVDGTPHRSQLVAPMMTEGKVIGLLNAESPNINAFSDRDERVFSILAASTALALKNADLHRQMEKLTIEDELTRVFNFRYFRSRLEDERRRAVRYGQPLSLIMVDIDWFKQLNDRHGHQIGNIALCQLASVIGACIRDVDILARYGGEEFIVILPQTGTDEARSIGERIRHKVEQTEFGPDAAERPIRITVSVGVSCFPESGGSEENLVESVDQALYRAKDAGKNSVRLYEAGFTMPAGASRPTHTAH; encoded by the coding sequence ATGCGCATTGCCAGCATCCCATATTGGGAATCGTACGCGCGCGTCGAGCGGTTGTATTGGTTCCTGCGAGTCCTTGTCTTTGCGGGCGTCGCGCTCAACATCAATCCCCTGAGCGATACTCTGGCGGTACCGTGGTATCGGTGGGCGATACCGTCCGGATACGCGTTGTCTCTGGTGTTGCCTCCGTTACTCCAGAGGATTCCGTCGGTCGGTTTCGCGGCAATTTTCTGGCCGGTGCTCGCATTCGACGTGACCGTGATCAGTGCGGTGTCCCACTTCGCCGGGTCGGGGACGCACGATTTATTCGTTCTCTATTACGTATTGGTCGCATTCGTCGGCTACCATTTGGACTTTGTCACGGCCATCTGTGTCGCGTTCGGAATGGCCGTGGTTTACGCCGTTCCGCCCATGCTGACTCATGGAGCATTTCAGCCGACCCAGATGGTGTTTCGCGGCGCGGTGCTGTGTGCATTCGCCGGCGCGATGAGCATGGCCGCCCGCTCGGCGCGGACCTCGACCGACCGGCTGCTGAATGCCATGGACAAGCTCAACGAACGGACGACCGAACTGGAACGCAGCCACGCGCAGTTGCAGACCATCTATGAGACCTCGCGCTCACTGGCGCACATGCTTGCCGAGCAGAGTGTCATCGAGCGCGTATTGCACATCGCCCGCTCGGTTCTCAATTATCCCGTGTGCGAAATCTACACCTGGGACCAGGTGTCGGGCAAACTGCGACTGAAAGGTCGCGTCGACGGCCCCACCACGCGCCGCTACGATCGCGCGCCGACTGTCCCGATGACGCCGAACTTCCAGCGGGCGATCAACAAGCAGGAGATTGCCAGGGTCGTCGACCGCAATCTCGGGCGCACCGTCGTCGACGGCACGCCGCATCGTTCGCAATTGGTCGCGCCGATGATGACCGAGGGCAAGGTCATCGGTCTGCTCAATGCCGAGTCGCCCAACATCAATGCCTTCAGCGACCGGGATGAACGCGTCTTCTCGATCCTGGCGGCCTCCACCGCCCTGGCGCTGAAAAATGCCGATCTGCACCGGCAAATGGAGAAGCTGACCATCGAAGACGAACTGACCCGCGTGTTCAACTTCCGCTACTTCCGATCACGGCTCGAAGACGAACGACGCCGCGCGGTGCGCTACGGGCAGCCGTTATCACTCATCATGGTCGACATCGACTGGTTTAAGCAGCTCAACGACCGTCATGGCCATCAGATCGGCAACATCGCGCTCTGCCAGCTCGCCTCTGTCATCGGCGCTTGCATCCGCGACGTTGACATTCTGGCCCGCTACGGCGGCGAGGAGTTCATCGTCATCCTGCCCCAGACCGGCACTGATGAAGCCCGTTCCATCGGCGAGCGCATCCGGCATAAGGTTGAGCAAACCGAGTTCGGCCCCGACGCCGCCGAACGTCCGATCCGCATCACCGTTTCGGTCGGCGTCTCGTGTTTCCCCGAAAGCGGCGGCTCCGAAGAAAATCTGGTCGAGTCCGTCGACCAGGCGCTCTATCGGGCCAAGGACGCCGGCAAGAATTCCGTGCGTCTCTACGAGGCCGGATTCACGATGCCCGCGGGTGCATCGCGGCCCACCCACACCGCCCACTAA
- the mazG gene encoding nucleoside triphosphate pyrophosphohydrolase, with protein sequence MPRRPHPKKYSFNDLVAIMGRLRAPGGCPWDRKQNHQSLLPYLIEETYEVADAIQKRDMDELSKELGDLLLQVVFHAQLGSERKRFSIDDVTDHICRKLIARHPHVFEKKRRLSARQVLSNWEQLKIQESKTDGESRGALDGVPSSLPALLKAFRLQEKTARFGFDWDEPLAVLDKVAEEENELRRSLKSRKGRRRRKQEVEHELGDLLFALVNLARHLGIDPETALTKTNRRFIRRFQYIEKHLPKTGKRLGEASLAELDVLWEAAKKVVG encoded by the coding sequence ATGCCTCGCCGCCCACACCCAAAGAAGTACAGCTTCAATGATCTGGTCGCCATCATGGGCCGCTTGCGCGCGCCGGGCGGCTGTCCATGGGATCGCAAGCAGAATCATCAGTCGCTGCTCCCCTATCTGATTGAAGAAACCTACGAGGTCGCCGATGCGATTCAGAAGCGCGACATGGACGAATTGTCCAAGGAACTCGGCGACCTGCTGTTGCAAGTTGTATTCCACGCGCAGTTGGGCAGCGAACGCAAGCGGTTCAGCATCGACGACGTCACCGATCACATCTGTCGCAAGCTGATCGCGCGGCATCCGCATGTGTTCGAGAAGAAGCGGCGCCTGTCGGCGCGCCAGGTGCTGAGCAACTGGGAGCAGTTGAAGATTCAGGAGTCAAAAACCGACGGGGAGTCGCGCGGCGCATTGGACGGGGTGCCGTCGAGTTTGCCGGCGCTGCTGAAAGCATTTCGACTTCAGGAAAAGACGGCGCGTTTCGGCTTTGACTGGGACGAGCCGCTGGCCGTGCTCGATAAAGTGGCGGAGGAAGAGAATGAGCTGCGCCGTTCGCTGAAGAGCCGCAAGGGTCGGCGACGGCGCAAGCAGGAGGTGGAGCACGAATTGGGCGATCTGCTGTTTGCGCTGGTGAATCTCGCGCGTCATCTGGGCATCGACCCCGAGACGGCGCTGACAAAAACCAACCGGCGTTTCATTCGGCGATTTCAATACATCGAAAAGCACCTTCCGAAAACCGGCAAGAGATTGGGCGAGGCGAGTCTGGCCGAACTGGATGTGTTGTGGGAGGCGGCGAAGAAGGTTGTCGGATAG
- a CDS encoding anhydro-N-acetylmuramic acid kinase: protein MRAGNSLKDILRRRRLNVLGVNSGTSMDGLDLTLLRIDDRRPSPRFRVLATGQNAIPGRIRRALMSAASTDTLDKRELIVLDMALGRAIAAAARSIMRRHPVDVIASHGQTVAHYPKSSPALWSGPTTLQIGSPDVIAHLSGRVTVGDFRAADTAAGGMGAPLSGYYHHLLFGTGCIVLNLGGIANISVSQYSRGRLRVIAFDIGPGNMISDELARRLLGRPFDRHGREAMRGTAIAPALRRVLNHPYFRRRPPKTCGREEFGAAFVEQSVLMRGASSDKPADWLATVVEITARATERAISRWIKPITSSRRLIVSGGGGCNRALMRRLRDLLIGWELVGSDEFGIPPQFVEPAGFAILAHETLRGRAGNLGSATGGKPAVLGVIAQPYTG from the coding sequence ATGAGAGCGGGCAATTCCCTCAAAGACATCCTGCGCCGCCGCCGCCTCAATGTGCTGGGTGTCAACAGCGGCACGTCCATGGATGGCCTCGATCTGACTTTGTTGCGGATCGACGATCGGCGGCCGTCGCCGCGATTTCGAGTGCTGGCAACCGGACAGAATGCAATCCCCGGACGCATTCGGCGCGCGCTCATGTCTGCTGCATCGACGGACACATTGGACAAGCGCGAACTCATCGTTCTGGACATGGCGCTCGGACGTGCCATCGCCGCTGCGGCACGGTCAATCATGCGCCGTCATCCCGTCGATGTGATCGCTTCGCACGGGCAGACGGTTGCCCATTACCCGAAGTCGTCGCCGGCTCTGTGGAGCGGCCCGACCACGCTGCAAATCGGATCACCCGACGTGATCGCTCACCTGTCGGGTCGTGTGACGGTCGGCGACTTCCGCGCAGCCGATACCGCCGCGGGCGGGATGGGGGCGCCGCTGTCCGGATACTATCACCATTTGCTGTTTGGAACAGGATGCATCGTCCTGAACCTCGGCGGCATCGCCAACATCTCGGTATCACAATATTCGCGCGGCCGGCTCCGGGTTATCGCATTCGACATCGGTCCCGGCAACATGATCTCCGACGAACTCGCGAGACGGCTGTTGGGCAGGCCCTTCGATCGTCATGGTCGTGAGGCGATGCGCGGCACAGCAATCGCCCCCGCACTCCGGCGCGTATTGAATCATCCTTACTTTCGCCGGCGTCCGCCCAAGACATGCGGCCGGGAGGAGTTTGGCGCAGCATTTGTGGAACAGAGCGTTCTGATGAGGGGTGCAAGCAGTGACAAGCCCGCCGATTGGCTGGCCACCGTCGTCGAGATCACGGCGCGCGCGACGGAACGCGCGATCAGCCGATGGATCAAGCCGATCACGTCATCACGCCGGCTCATCGTCTCCGGCGGCGGCGGTTGCAATCGCGCGTTGATGCGGCGGCTGCGCGATCTGTTGATCGGATGGGAGCTGGTCGGAAGTGATGAATTCGGAATCCCGCCGCAGTTCGTGGAACCGGCGGGGTTTGCGATACTGGCTCACGAAACTCTGCGGGGCCGCGCGGGAAATCTCGGGAGCGCAACCGGGGGCAAGCCCGCCGTTCTCGGCGTGATTGCGCAGCCCTATACTGGATAG
- a CDS encoding SpoIID/LytB domain-containing protein codes for MSRFVRYSSLFALLLPGATGCVSQLTTTAGLFRADRTVPPVVRVRLPDPGSELIVSTTDRMLIRIPEQPTGAILTYSTHASVQLTIHNGGIDVISADGARLGLDLNGLTIQTVNDDGVLTVNGIAHSGCLIVGRDNAEIQVVNRLNLDDYLTGVLQPELGERRDDEIEAVKAQAVAARTYALAHLGQYESKSYDLHADVSDQVYLGRSQRRDWVDRAVSATAGEVIRSDGHLIDAFYHSTCGGSTDAIEDIWGSSPRPYLQRVVDDTFCLWSKYTEWTEEFDEPTLTGNLRSYRRLLRDAPIADFDRITDIRLDGRTAGGRYRRLTVETSSGIWTILDDKIRWALGRPSRPGTILPSSNFTLEPTRDADGRVVGAVVHGTGYGHGVGMCQCGMIGRARDGERYDIILTTYYPGTEVVRVY; via the coding sequence ATGTCCCGATTTGTTCGGTATTCGTCACTCTTCGCATTACTGCTGCCCGGCGCGACCGGCTGCGTCTCCCAGCTTACGACGACGGCCGGATTGTTTCGCGCCGATCGAACGGTGCCGCCGGTCGTGCGCGTGCGGCTCCCCGATCCCGGCAGTGAGTTGATCGTCTCCACGACCGACCGCATGCTCATCCGTATTCCCGAGCAGCCGACCGGCGCCATATTGACTTACTCGACGCACGCCAGTGTGCAGCTTACGATTCATAATGGCGGCATCGACGTCATTTCGGCCGACGGCGCGCGCCTGGGGCTGGACCTCAATGGCCTCACGATCCAGACTGTCAACGACGACGGAGTCCTCACGGTCAACGGCATCGCTCATTCCGGCTGTCTGATCGTTGGCCGCGACAACGCGGAGATTCAGGTTGTCAACCGCCTCAATCTCGATGACTACCTCACCGGGGTCCTGCAGCCGGAGCTGGGGGAACGTCGGGATGATGAAATCGAAGCGGTCAAGGCGCAGGCGGTCGCCGCGCGAACTTATGCCCTGGCGCATTTGGGCCAGTACGAATCGAAGTCGTACGACCTGCACGCCGATGTCAGCGATCAGGTCTACCTCGGGCGCAGCCAGCGCCGCGACTGGGTCGACCGGGCCGTCTCCGCGACTGCTGGCGAAGTGATCCGCTCAGACGGCCACTTGATCGACGCGTTCTATCACTCAACCTGCGGCGGCTCCACCGATGCCATCGAGGACATCTGGGGATCGTCGCCGCGACCCTATCTGCAAAGAGTCGTCGACGACACGTTTTGCCTCTGGTCCAAATACACCGAGTGGACAGAAGAATTCGACGAACCGACACTGACCGGCAACCTGCGCTCCTATCGGCGTCTGCTGCGTGACGCCCCCATCGCCGACTTTGATCGTATCACCGACATCCGTCTCGATGGCAGGACTGCCGGGGGGCGGTACCGCCGCCTGACGGTGGAAACATCGTCGGGGATTTGGACAATCCTGGACGACAAGATTCGCTGGGCGCTGGGACGTCCGTCGCGTCCGGGGACGATTCTGCCGTCGAGCAATTTCACTCTGGAGCCGACGCGTGACGCCGATGGCCGCGTTGTCGGTGCTGTTGTTCACGGCACCGGATACGGCCATGGGGTCGGCATGTGCCAGTGCGGCATGATCGGTCGCGCCCGCGACGGGGAGCGTTATGACATAATCCTGACGACGTACTACCCCGGCACCGAGGTCGTACGGGTGTACTGA
- a CDS encoding glycoside hydrolase family 3 N-terminal domain-containing protein, translating into MTHARNISSPLVFSYDGTGPDRELLRWIEDRRVGGVVIFRENAVDERALSIAIRALRDAGGPTLRIMIDEEGGQVRRLPDAPTSMRDLRDYEAEDVRVVADAYANVARRLDGFGIDTLLAPVVDVGNHHAEWLRRRTYSDSAPQVALMASAVIPAIQRVGVAACAKHFPGTRTVAQDTHRNEAIGDASIPDWERIDVIPFRAAIQAGVATVMVGHQRMQSLDAARPACLSPIIVRALLRERLGFNGLVLTDDMAMSAITQRYSMDMAVPAASAAGCDYLLVCRNRLLQRQALFAYEEHLANATTSQSTS; encoded by the coding sequence ATGACTCACGCGCGGAACATCTCATCGCCTCTGGTCTTCTCCTACGACGGCACTGGCCCGGACCGTGAGCTGCTGCGCTGGATCGAGGATCGACGGGTCGGCGGTGTCGTGATTTTTCGTGAGAATGCCGTCGATGAACGGGCGCTGTCCATCGCCATCCGCGCATTGCGCGACGCCGGCGGTCCCACGCTGCGGATCATGATCGATGAGGAGGGCGGCCAAGTCCGCCGTCTGCCGGACGCTCCCACCTCGATGCGCGACCTGCGGGACTACGAAGCGGAGGATGTCCGCGTCGTGGCGGATGCCTACGCCAATGTTGCCCGACGGCTCGATGGCTTCGGCATCGATACTCTATTGGCGCCGGTCGTGGATGTCGGGAACCACCATGCCGAGTGGCTCCGTCGAAGGACGTATTCCGATTCGGCGCCTCAAGTGGCGCTCATGGCTTCCGCTGTGATTCCGGCCATTCAACGGGTCGGCGTTGCCGCATGCGCCAAGCACTTCCCCGGTACGCGTACGGTCGCGCAGGATACGCACCGCAACGAAGCAATCGGGGACGCGTCGATTCCGGATTGGGAACGAATTGACGTAATCCCCTTCCGGGCCGCCATCCAGGCGGGTGTCGCGACCGTCATGGTCGGCCACCAGCGGATGCAGTCGCTGGATGCGGCACGTCCAGCCTGCCTCTCGCCGATCATCGTGAGAGCACTGCTTCGCGAACGGCTCGGCTTTAACGGCTTGGTGTTGACCGATGACATGGCGATGAGCGCGATCACGCAGCGCTACTCGATGGACATGGCGGTGCCGGCCGCGAGCGCGGCGGGATGCGACTACCTCCTCGTCTGTCGCAATCGTCTCCTCCAAAGGCAGGCGCTGTTTGCCTATGAAGAGCACCTTGCCAACGCGACAACTTCCCAATCGACCTCATGA
- a CDS encoding pitrilysin family protein: protein MKSLRTQTWLMAVAVAGMAASLTPPADARSPYFDRTFDPIQFEPPTPSRFQLGNGMIVYFLPDQSLPVVTVNALVRAGGVYTPESQTGLASITGETMVTGGTRTFDPDRLDAFIEFRGIRLDGSIGDESGSFSLRCLAEDFDTALSVFAEVLRFPRFDSARVNLALADAREDLRRQNDSPGRIIAREFSKLVYGSHPYGRSATEQTLDAVTRARLIDFHKQFFKPNNIMLAISGSIDGAALKQRLESTFGDWVSAPVDWPQIPGVQAPQPGLYQIAKDINQTNIRFGHLGVERHNPDRYALRVLNDILGGGGFTSRMMESVRSDSGWAYSVGTRFTALNQPGVFYASCQTKAETTMKTLKLMRWIVDDIIDRGISQDELDVAKDAILNSDVFQYETPREIVERYAWMEYYGFPMDQMKKDVEAIAAVTRADVEAAARKYLHPDNYVVLVVGPIDEFDAPLGSAGEVNTIELE, encoded by the coding sequence ATGAAATCACTTCGCACACAGACTTGGTTGATGGCGGTCGCAGTCGCGGGCATGGCCGCTTCACTCACGCCGCCCGCCGATGCGCGATCGCCGTACTTTGACCGCACGTTCGATCCGATTCAATTCGAACCGCCGACACCCTCGCGTTTCCAGCTCGGCAACGGCATGATCGTCTACTTCCTGCCCGATCAATCGTTGCCGGTTGTCACAGTAAATGCGCTCGTGCGGGCCGGAGGCGTGTACACTCCGGAGTCACAAACTGGATTGGCGTCGATCACCGGCGAGACGATGGTGACTGGCGGCACGCGCACCTTCGATCCCGATCGGCTCGATGCCTTCATCGAGTTCCGCGGCATCCGTCTGGACGGATCGATCGGCGACGAATCCGGCTCGTTTTCGCTGCGGTGTCTCGCCGAGGATTTCGACACGGCGCTGTCGGTCTTTGCCGAAGTCCTGCGATTCCCGCGATTCGACTCCGCGCGCGTGAATCTTGCGCTCGCTGACGCGCGCGAAGACCTGCGCCGGCAGAACGATTCGCCCGGACGCATCATCGCCCGCGAGTTCTCGAAGTTGGTCTACGGCAGCCATCCGTATGGACGATCGGCGACCGAGCAGACGCTCGATGCGGTCACACGCGCGCGTCTGATCGACTTTCACAAACAATTCTTCAAACCCAACAACATCATGTTGGCGATCTCAGGAAGCATCGATGGCGCCGCCCTGAAGCAGCGTCTGGAATCGACGTTCGGCGACTGGGTTTCCGCCCCGGTCGATTGGCCGCAGATTCCCGGCGTTCAGGCGCCACAGCCGGGACTCTACCAAATCGCCAAGGACATCAACCAGACCAACATCCGTTTCGGGCACCTCGGAGTCGAACGGCACAATCCCGACCGCTACGCCCTGCGCGTGCTCAACGACATCCTCGGCGGCGGCGGATTCACCTCGCGTATGATGGAAAGCGTGCGCTCCGACTCCGGCTGGGCCTATTCGGTCGGCACACGCTTCACCGCGCTCAATCAGCCCGGCGTCTTCTACGCGTCGTGCCAGACCAAGGCCGAGACCACGATGAAGACACTCAAACTGATGCGCTGGATCGTCGACGACATCATCGACCGCGGCATCTCACAGGACGAACTCGATGTCGCCAAGGACGCGATCCTCAACTCCGATGTCTTCCAGTACGAGACCCCGCGCGAGATCGTCGAACGCTACGCATGGATGGAGTATTACGGCTTCCCGATGGACCAGATGAAGAAGGACGTCGAAGCCATCGCCGCCGTGACCAGGGCGGACGTCGAAGCCGCCGCCCGCAAGTATTTGCATCCCGACAACTATGTCGTGCTGGTCGTCGGCCCCATCGACGAATTCGATGCGCCGCTCGGCAGCGCGGGCGAAGTGAACACGATTGAGCTGGAATAG